The following nucleotide sequence is from Longimicrobiaceae bacterium.
GCGCGCCTGCTTCCGTACGTATGACCCGCTTCGCATGCATCGCCGCTGCCGCCCGTCGATGCGCCTCCCGAGCTCGGAGAGTTGCGCGTGACACTCGAGCGTCGCGGCTCCGTTGCGGGATGGCGGGCGCGGCGGGTTGTTGACCGTGACGCGGAGGCGCTACGTTGCCGCATCGGCCGAAAACGCATCCGGGGGCGGATGAACGGCTTCGCATCTCACGATGGGAAGTACGCAGGTCCGCCGCCTCGCCCGCATCTCCCGAGCGCCATGAAACGCCTTCGCTCCACCCTCGCCCTCACCGCCGCGGCGTTGCTCGCCGTCCGCGCTCCGTCTGCCGCGCAGACGCATCGCGCGTCCGCACCGCCCGCAGCGACGAAGCCGATGCTGGTCGTGTTCATCACGGTGGACCAGATGCGGCCGGACTACTTCACGCGGTGGACGAGCCAGCTCACGGGCGGGCTGGGCAGGCTGTACCGCGGCGGCGCGGTGTTCACGAACGGCTTCCAGGACCACGCGGTGACGGAGACGGCGCCGGGGCACGCGTCCACGCTCTCCGGCCGGTTCCCGGCGAGCACCGGCATCGTGATGAACAACGCGGGCGTGCTGGACAGCGCGGCGCCGCTCATCGGCGGGCACGGGCTGCCGGCGTCGCCGCGGCGCTTCCGCGGCACCACGCTCATCGACTGGATGCGCTCGGCGGACGCCCGCAGCCGCGCGCTCTCCGTCTCACGGAAGGACCGCGCCGCCATCCTGCCCCTCGGCCGCGCGAAGCAGAGCGTGTTCTGGTACGCGTTCGACGGGCGCTTCACCACCAGCACGTACTACGCGGACACGCTGCCGGCGTGGGTCCGCCGCTTCAACGCCCGCCGCATCCCGCAGAGCTGGGCCGGCAAGCAGTGGACGACGTTGCTGCCCGCCTCGGCGTACGCGGAGCCGGACACGGTTCAGGTGGAGAGCGGCGCGCCGATCATGGGCGGCCGGCACGAGCCGGCGTTTCCGCACCAGATTCCGTCGAACCCCGACTCGGCGGCGAAGTACTTCCCGGAGTTCCCGATGATGGACCAGGCGACGCTGGACCTGGCGCTGCGCGGGCTTCGGGAGATGCGTCTGGGCCGCGGGCCGCAGACGGACCTGCTCGCCGTCTCGCTCTCCACCACGGATGCGGTCGGCCACCGCTTTGGCCCGGACTCGCGCGAGATCCACGATCAGATCCTGCGGCTGGACCGGATGCTGGGCGTCTTCCTGGACTCGGTGTACGCCGGCCGCGACGCGTCGCGCGTAATCGTGGCGCTGACGGCGGACCACGGCGCGACCTCGTTCCCCGAGGTCGCCAACCCGGCGGAGGCGGCGAGCTGGCACGTCGTGAGCGAGCCGGTCGTCCGGCGCGCGCAGGCGGGGCTCGCCGCGCGAGGGCTGGACACCGCGGCGTTCTCGCTCCAGGACGGCATGCTGTTCGTGGATCACGCCGCCTTCTCGCGGGCGGGCGTGAACGCGGACTCGGCCGTGGACGCGCTGGCTGGCGAGGTGCGGGCGCTCACGGGGGTGCAGCGCGTAGACCGGCTGGCAGACCTGCGCCGCGCGGCGAACGACGCGGACACCATCGGGCGGCGATGGGTGCACATGATCCCGCGCGACGTGCCGGTGGATCTCGTCGTGACGCTGCTGCCCGGCCGCGTGTGGGGCCGCCGCCTGTACGCGCAGCACGGTTCGCCGCACGACGACGACGCGCACGTGCCCATCCTCTTCTACGGCAGCGCCTTCCGCTTCTACGGCAGCGCCTTCCGCCCCGGCCGCCACGACGGGTTCGTGCGCGTGGCCGACATCGCACCCACGCTGGCCCGCGCCATCGGTGTCGCGCCCACCGAACCGCTGGACGGCCACGTGCTGGAAGACGCCTTCCGCTGACCCTCCGCGCATCGGCCGAAGGGCTTGGGCCGACGTGCGAAGGTGTTATCGACGAAGATGCGGGGTGGCGGAGCGAACCCGGCCGCCCCGCATCTCCGTCCCCCATCTGCCTCCGCGGGCAGATGCGCTACTTCCGCGGGGGCCGCGCTCTTGCGGCACGCTGGAACGAGCGGCGCGAAGACGATTCCACAGAACGGGGACGAGGAGGAGGCGGCGTGGAGCGACGGATGCTGGGGCGCACGGGGCTGGAGGTGCCCGTGGTCGGGATGGGCACGTGGTCGACCTTCGACGTGCGCGGCGCCGCGGCCGAGGGGCGGGTGCGTGAGGTGACGGACGCGGCGCTCACGGGCGGCGCGAGCTTCTTCGACTCGTCGCCCATGTACGGGCAGTCGGAGCGCGTCCTGGGCGCCACACTGGAGGGGCGCCGCGAGCAGGCGATCGTAGCCACCAAGATTTGGACGGACAGCTTCCACGAGGCGCAGGAGCAGGTCCGGCGCGCGCTGGAGTGGTACGGCGGGCGCGTGGAGCTGTACCAGATCCACAACC
It contains:
- a CDS encoding alkaline phosphatase family protein, translating into MKRLRSTLALTAAALLAVRAPSAAQTHRASAPPAATKPMLVVFITVDQMRPDYFTRWTSQLTGGLGRLYRGGAVFTNGFQDHAVTETAPGHASTLSGRFPASTGIVMNNAGVLDSAAPLIGGHGLPASPRRFRGTTLIDWMRSADARSRALSVSRKDRAAILPLGRAKQSVFWYAFDGRFTTSTYYADTLPAWVRRFNARRIPQSWAGKQWTTLLPASAYAEPDTVQVESGAPIMGGRHEPAFPHQIPSNPDSAAKYFPEFPMMDQATLDLALRGLREMRLGRGPQTDLLAVSLSTTDAVGHRFGPDSREIHDQILRLDRMLGVFLDSVYAGRDASRVIVALTADHGATSFPEVANPAEAASWHVVSEPVVRRAQAGLAARGLDTAAFSLQDGMLFVDHAAFSRAGVNADSAVDALAGEVRALTGVQRVDRLADLRRAANDADTIGRRWVHMIPRDVPVDLVVTLLPGRVWGRRLYAQHGSPHDDDAHVPILFYGSAFRFYGSAFRPGRHDGFVRVADIAPTLARAIGVAPTEPLDGHVLEDAFR